From the genome of Chlorocebus sabaeus isolate Y175 chromosome 2, mChlSab1.0.hap1, whole genome shotgun sequence, one region includes:
- the LOC103245841 gene encoding ADP-ribosylation factor-like protein 4A, with protein MGNRLSDQTSILSNLPSFQSLHIVILGLDCAGKTTVLYRLQFNEFVNTVPTKGFNTEKIKVTLGNSKTVTFYFRDVGGQEKFRPLWKSYTRCTDGIVFVVDSVDVERMEEATTELHKTTRISENQGVPALIVANKQDLRNSMSLSEIEKLLAMGELSSSTPWHLQPTCAIIGDGLKEGLEKLHDMIIKRRKMLRQQKKKR; from the coding sequence ATGGGGAATAGGCTATCAGACCAGACTTCTATCCTGTCCAACCTGCCTTCATTTCAGTCCCTCCACATTGTTATTCTGGGTTTGGACTGTGCTGGAAAGACAACTGTCTTATACAGGCTGCAGTTCAATGAATTTGTAAATACCGTACCTACCAAAGGATTTAACACTGAGAAAATTAAGGTAACCTTGGGAAATTCTAAAACAGTCACGTTTTACTTCAGGGATGTAGGTGGTCAGGAGAAGTTCAGGCCACTGTGGAAGTCATATACCAGATGCACAGATGGCATTGTATTTGTTGTGGACTCTGTTGATGTCGAAAGGATGGAGGAAGCCACAACTGAACTTCACAAAACAACTAGGATATCAGAAAATCAAGGAGTCCCTGCACTTATAGTTGCTAACAAACAAGACTTGAGGAACTCAATGTCTCTTTCAGAAATTGAGAAATTGTTAGCAATGGGTGAACTGAGCTCATCAACTCCTTGGCATCTGCAGCCTACCTGTGCAATCATAGGAGATGGCCTAAAGGAAGGACTTGAGAAACTACATGATATGatcattaaaagaagaaaaatgttgcggcaacagaaaaagaaaagatga